A part of Lytechinus pictus isolate F3 Inbred unplaced genomic scaffold, Lp3.0 scaffold_22, whole genome shotgun sequence genomic DNA contains:
- the LOC129260073 gene encoding beta-1,3-galactosyltransferase 1-like yields the protein MRRKGIEVMKISKISRSIRMCTTFCLIPGYISFCLVIYLQIVQYDKICPAEKNSYTMVERNTYSQNKTGDWFVLKCQSQRMILNYSTKPQPRTSPEGRAGRAEYNKAKGDGRKMRIAHNNSQDNDANGHTLRLHNTNNYGKRIILPYDFNWTINEPFKCHNIDGSNREVYFLVLITSVHAHVSKRNAIRKTWGSPKEIHDRKIVTLFLLAKNTEIKKQLLIEKESKHYKDMLMGDFMDTYKNLTLKTLMGIKWATSFCPHVKYIMKTDDDMYVNYGNMIMHLSDPKTPTSNYVFGDVRNAKPIRNPRSKNYMPFEEYPGEKYPPFCSGTGYVFSGDVALKVYKAAHNIPFIYLEDVFLGICLLSLQIKPVTHEGFYTKRTSYSYCKYKKSFTIHYVNPEQMQKIWVDQKTLKGYKCD from the coding sequence ATGCGGAGGAAGGGAATAGAAGTCATGAAGATATCGAAGATATCGCGAAGTATTAGGATGTGTACCACATTCTGCCTCATCCCAGGATATATATCGTTCTGTTTAgtaatttatttacaaattgttcAATACGATAAGATATGCCCTGCTGAAAAAAACAGTTATACCATGGTAGAAAGAAATACATACTCGCAAAACAAAACAGGGGATTGGTTTGTTTTAAAGTGCCAGTCGCAACGGATGATTCTGAATTATTCTACAAAGCCTCAACCAAGAACTTCCCCCGAGGGAAGAGCGGGAAGAGCAGAATATAACAAGGCAAAAGGGGATGGGAGAAAGATGCGTATAGCGCATAAtaattcacaggacaatgaTGCAAATGGTCATACCCTGCGACTACATAACACAAATAATTATGGAAAACGAATCATTTTGCCGTATGACTTTAACTGGACGATAAATGAGCCTTTCAAATGCCACAACATTGATGGTAGCAATAGGGAAGTCTACTTTTTGGTGCTAATTACCAGCGTCCATGCGCATGTTTCAAAGCGGAATGCCATACGCAAAACATGGGGAAGTCCCAAAGAAATTCACGACAGAAAAATTGTTACTCTGTTTCTCCTTGCCAAAAACAcggaaattaaaaaacaattgtTGATTGAAAAGGAAAGCAAACATTATAAGGATATGCTCATGGGAGACTTCATGGACACTTACAAAAACCTTACACTCAAAACATTAATGGGTATAAAATGGGCTACTTCTTTTTGCCCGCATGTCAAGTACATAATGAAGACTGATGATGATATGTATGTAAACTATGGTAATATGATCATGCACCTTTCTGATCCTAAAACTCCAACTTCAAACTATGTGTTTGGAGATGTTCGAAACGCCAAGCCAATCCGCAATCCCCGAAGCAAAAATTATATGCCATTTGAAGAATACCCTGGAGAAAAATATCCACCATTTTGTTCAGGGACAGGCTACGTGTTTTCTGGAGATGTAGCGTTGAAAGTGTATAAAGCAGCGCATAACATACCTTTTATTTATCTTGAGGACGTCTTTTTGGGTATTTGCTTACTTTCCCTTCAAATAAAACCTGTCACGCACGAAGGTTTTTACACTAAGAGAACATCATATTCTTACTGCAAATACAAGAAAAGTTTCACAATCCACTACGTCAATCCTGAACAAATGCAGAAAATATGGGTTGACCAGAAGACCCTAAAAGGGTACAAATGTGATTGA